In one window of Candidatus Bathyarchaeota archaeon DNA:
- the leuS gene encoding leucine--tRNA ligase, with the protein MVDWKHIEEKWRNKWADERVFEIDPDPDKPKYYLTVAYPYPNSPQHIGHGRTYTLTDVHARFRRMQGYNVLFPMAWHFTGTPVIAMVDRLKERDPELLTTFLNLYNIKKECLPNLETPIGMASYFAQEIKTGMQLMSFSIDWRREFTTIDPYYSKFIEWQFTKLRQKNFINQGSHPVGWCPNCGNPVGQHDTIGDKEPEIEEYTILKFRRGDVIYPAATLRPETIFGVTNIWLNPNIVYLQIKVEDEDWIVSSEAANKFQFLGRDVKVINKFLGAKLIGGTLTNPMTGAELPILPASFVEPKNATGVVMSVPSHAPFDYVALEQLKKGPKEIFDRFGLKKTELAKLKPISLIELPGWGESPAVDVVKKKGITNQNDSKLEKATKEVYSQEFHNGRLRRNTGQYANLTVEKAKDAVKKDLIADGRATTMYELIESVQCRCGSDVLVKIFEDQWFIDYGNQSWKELAHENLAGMKIIPKELRREYIHVIDWLDRKACARNVGMGTKLPWEKDWIIESLSDSTIYMAYYTVIKDINRVNPEAEALTEQFWDYVFLGKGNVEAVSETTSISTEDLVAIRGQFQYFYPLDARHSGRDLVPNHLTFMFFNHDAIFPRENWPQGIFVNGSVLMEGQKMSKSMNNIIPLINAIDKFNTDPLRLALMITAEPLKDADFSPELAKSMQGNLERFYADAIEIVGEEVEGEPTLTDIDKWMLSRLQFYISDANEAMTELKVRRTIHAALYDLNGDLGWYSKRVNSMRGQAERKNAVNYVLKRVVDAQVRILTPFTPHLCEEIWESMGCEGFVAFAPWPTPELEEVNPEAEEREQSVKNSLEDIQKIVKVTGINPSKISFYTATSWKWKIYLRALVLSKEGKLDIGTLIRDAFKDDEIKTRAKEVPGFARMVVKDVIKTPDAIVERRLTMGQVNEANLIEDATSFFKQEFGCEVTVANESDPWIEDPADRAKRAKPYRPAIYVM; encoded by the coding sequence ATGGTTGACTGGAAGCATATCGAGGAGAAATGGAGAAATAAATGGGCTGACGAAAGGGTCTTTGAGATAGACCCGGATCCGGATAAACCAAAGTACTATTTGACAGTGGCCTATCCTTATCCCAACTCGCCCCAGCATATCGGCCACGGCAGAACCTATACTCTCACGGACGTCCACGCTCGATTCAGGAGAATGCAGGGCTACAACGTCCTTTTCCCTATGGCGTGGCACTTCACCGGGACCCCCGTCATCGCAATGGTAGACAGACTCAAGGAGAGAGACCCCGAGCTTCTTACCACCTTCCTAAACCTGTACAACATAAAGAAGGAGTGCCTCCCTAACTTGGAGACCCCAATCGGGATGGCGAGCTACTTCGCCCAGGAAATCAAGACAGGTATGCAGCTTATGAGCTTCAGCATCGACTGGCGCAGGGAGTTTACCACCATCGATCCTTACTATAGCAAGTTCATAGAGTGGCAATTCACCAAGCTCCGCCAGAAGAACTTTATCAATCAGGGAAGCCACCCCGTGGGCTGGTGCCCTAACTGTGGCAATCCAGTGGGCCAGCACGACACCATAGGTGACAAAGAACCTGAGATAGAGGAGTACACTATACTAAAGTTTAGACGAGGCGACGTGATTTACCCAGCAGCCACTCTGAGGCCTGAGACCATCTTTGGGGTCACTAATATATGGCTAAACCCCAACATAGTTTATCTCCAGATAAAAGTGGAAGATGAGGACTGGATAGTAAGCAGCGAAGCCGCCAATAAGTTCCAGTTCCTAGGACGCGATGTCAAGGTCATAAACAAGTTCTTGGGAGCCAAGCTCATCGGGGGTACCCTCACCAACCCAATGACGGGGGCAGAGCTCCCGATTCTACCCGCGAGCTTCGTGGAGCCTAAGAACGCTACAGGCGTAGTGATGTCGGTTCCATCTCATGCTCCATTTGACTACGTCGCATTGGAGCAACTCAAGAAGGGACCAAAAGAGATTTTCGACCGCTTTGGGTTGAAGAAAACCGAGTTGGCTAAGCTGAAGCCAATCAGCCTCATAGAGCTTCCCGGATGGGGGGAGAGTCCCGCTGTGGATGTCGTAAAAAAGAAGGGGATCACAAACCAGAACGACTCCAAGCTCGAGAAAGCGACCAAGGAGGTCTATAGTCAGGAGTTCCACAACGGCAGGCTCCGGAGAAACACTGGACAGTACGCTAACCTCACCGTGGAGAAAGCGAAGGACGCCGTCAAGAAGGACCTTATCGCAGACGGAAGAGCTACAACGATGTACGAGCTCATCGAGTCCGTGCAGTGCCGTTGCGGGAGCGACGTCCTCGTCAAGATCTTTGAGGACCAGTGGTTCATCGACTACGGTAACCAGTCTTGGAAGGAGTTAGCCCACGAAAACCTTGCAGGAATGAAGATAATCCCTAAGGAGCTCAGGAGGGAGTATATCCATGTCATCGACTGGCTGGATAGAAAGGCCTGTGCCCGGAACGTGGGGATGGGTACTAAACTCCCCTGGGAAAAAGACTGGATCATAGAGAGTCTTAGCGACTCCACCATCTACATGGCATATTACACGGTCATCAAGGACATCAACAGGGTGAATCCAGAGGCCGAGGCTCTAACTGAGCAGTTCTGGGACTATGTCTTCCTAGGAAAAGGCAACGTTGAGGCTGTCTCAGAGACCACAAGCATCTCAACAGAAGACCTTGTAGCCATTAGGGGTCAGTTCCAATACTTTTATCCCCTCGACGCCAGGCACTCCGGAAGAGACCTGGTACCTAACCACCTCACATTTATGTTCTTCAACCACGACGCCATCTTCCCCAGGGAGAACTGGCCTCAGGGCATATTCGTCAACGGGAGCGTCCTCATGGAAGGGCAAAAGATGAGCAAATCCATGAACAATATTATCCCCTTAATCAATGCCATAGACAAGTTCAATACGGACCCTTTACGCCTTGCCCTAATGATCACCGCGGAACCCCTCAAGGACGCCGACTTCAGCCCCGAGCTGGCGAAGTCGATGCAGGGCAACTTGGAGCGATTTTACGCAGACGCCATTGAGATCGTAGGAGAAGAAGTGGAAGGAGAGCCCACACTGACTGACATCGACAAATGGATGCTGAGTCGCCTCCAGTTTTATATCTCCGACGCAAATGAAGCCATGACAGAGCTCAAGGTAAGGAGGACCATCCACGCTGCCCTCTACGACCTCAACGGGGACCTGGGCTGGTACAGCAAGCGTGTTAACTCAATGCGAGGGCAGGCAGAGAGAAAGAACGCCGTCAACTATGTACTCAAAAGGGTTGTAGATGCCCAGGTGAGGATATTAACCCCATTCACACCCCACCTCTGCGAAGAAATCTGGGAGTCCATGGGTTGTGAGGGATTCGTCGCATTTGCACCTTGGCCCACTCCTGAGCTGGAAGAGGTGAACCCTGAAGCTGAGGAGCGGGAACAGAGCGTCAAGAACAGCCTCGAGGACATTCAGAAGATCGTGAAGGTGACGGGTATCAACCCAAGTAAGATCAGTTTTTACACTGCCACATCATGGAAGTGGAAAATCTACTTGAGGGCATTAGTACTCTCCAAGGAAGGAAAGTTGGACATCGGTACCCTAATACGGGACGCCTTCAAGGACGATGAGATAAAGACAAGGGCCAAAGAGGTCCCCGGCTTCGCCAGGATGGTTGTGAAGGACGTCATAAAGACCCCCGATGCCATTGTAGAGAGGAGACTTACGATGGGCCAAGTAAACGAGGCCAACCTTATCGAGGACGCCACAAGCTTCTTCAAGCAAGAGTTCGGGTGCGAGGTCACCGTCGCTAATGAGAGTGACCCGTGGATTGAAGACCCTGCAGATAGGGCAAAAAGGGCAAAGCCTTACAGACCTGCGATCTACGTCATGTGA